In the Sulfitobacter pacificus genome, one interval contains:
- a CDS encoding DUF3572 domain-containing protein, producing MQKAQDSAETLALQVLGWLVGDEDLMPVFQGSTGVSEADIRARADDPLFLGAVLDFLMMDDAWVIRFCDAHTIPYERIMQARAALPGGEQVNWT from the coding sequence ATGCAAAAAGCGCAAGACTCCGCCGAAACCCTTGCCCTGCAGGTATTGGGCTGGTTGGTGGGGGATGAAGACCTGATGCCGGTGTTTCAGGGCAGCACAGGGGTGTCAGAGGCAGACATCCGCGCCCGTGCGGATGATCCTTTGTTCCTTGGGGCGGTGCTGGATTTTCTGATGATGGATGATGCTTGGGTGATCCGGTTTTGTGACGCACACACAATACCTTACGAGAGAATTATGCAGGCACGTGCGGCATTGCCGGGCGGGGAACAGGTGAATTGGACATGA